GTCTCGGATGGACCCTGCACGCTTCCCATTGAAACAGTGTGTGACGATGTCACCTGGTCCTAAGATATCGAAGACCTCATCAAGCAACGGCGGTGGTTCACCGACATGGGCCATAAGAGGCAGGCCCGAAATCTCCGCGATGCGTTTGGCTATTTTCGCAGGCGTGATGCCCCAGCCACCGACAATGACCCCGCTGGCCCGCACTTTAACGCCGCAGATAACATCACGATTGGCCTCGATGACATCGAGCGTTCGGTCGACATCAATGGAACGCAGATCAATGAGCTCGGACACGCGGTTGCAGGCGACCAAGCCAATCGATCCAATGTTCAGAAAGGCTTTGATTGTCTCAGAATGCGGCTCGATGACGTATTCGCGCAGCCCGTGAAAGTTGGCCTCGCCGGCGGACCCTGCATCGGCCATCGCCGTGACCCCGGTTGATCGACCGGCCTGACTGGCGCGAACGGAAATGTCCGTACCACCATGCCAAACGTGAACATGCAGGTCACACCAACCCGGCGAGAGATAAGCGCCATTGCAATCAATGAGCCTCGCGCTAGCGTCAGCCTCATGCGCGACGTTTCCAGCTGCATCGACATGAATCTCCGATGACGTCTCATCGAAGCCGATTGCGCGAAAGTTTGTGAGCGTGAGCGCCATGGTCACAAGTCCTTGGCCAGTCTCGGATCAAGCGCATCGCGCAAACCATCGCCGATGAGCTGAAGCGCGAGCACCGAGATGGAGATGGCGAGGCCCGGGAAAAGGATCAAAAACGCCGCCTGATCGATGAACTGGCGCCCTTCGTTGATCATCGTTCCCCAAGTGGGCGTGGATGGATCGACGCCAACACCAAGGAAGGACAAACCAGCTTCGGCCAACATGGCGTAGGCAAAAATGAAGGTTGCCTGGACGATGATCGGCGACAGAATGTTCCGCAGCACATGGCTTGTCATGATCGTCCAGGTTGACGAGCCCAGCGCCCTTGCGGCTTCGACGTAGGGGAGCTCTCGGATAACAAGCGTGGAAGCCCGAACAACGCGGGCAATGCGGGGTGCGTAGACAATGGATAGCGCTAGGATGACGTTGATCATCGACCCGCCCAAGATCGCCACCAACGCAATCGCGAGAAGGATGTCGGGAAAGGCCATCATCGCGTCGATCAAGCGAGAGAGCGGTCCATCGAGGCGCCTGAAGAAGCCTGCAAAAAGCCCAATGGCCATTCCGACCACGGACGACAGGATTGCGACCCCGAGCCCAATTGTCAGCGATACTTGGCCTGCATAGAGCAGCCGAGACGCCACATCGCGTCCGAAGGCGTCGGCCCCGAGCAAGAAGTCAGCGCCCGGTGGGGTTAATCGCGCACGAACGGACATCGCTTCGGGATTGGCCGGTGCAATGAGCAACGCTAAGGCGCAAAGGCTCACGATGGCGACGAACGCGATCAGCGCAAACAGAACGGTGCGCCTGGAAAACAACAGCATCAAAAACTTTGGCTCGTCGGAGAGTGCGGACGCGGCCATCGGCTTAATACTTCACGCGTTTGTCGACGACCAGGTAGAGCAGGTCCGTGAGCAGATTGATGATCACATACAGCGATGCGACGACGATGAGCGTCCCTTGGATAACCGGGTAATCCCGGCGCAGAACGGCACTCACCACCAAGTTCCCCATCCCCGGGATGTTGAAGACGCGCTCCGTCACCACCGCTCCGGACACGAGCAGCGCAAAGGTGAGACCGACAACCGTGATGATCGGGATAGCTGCATTCTTAAGCGCATGGCGCAGAACAACGCGGCGCTCCGACATGCCTTTTGAACGCGCGGTGCGGATATAATCCTCGCCCAAAATATCGAGCATGGACGCACGCGTGAACCGCAGGATCAGCGCTGAATTGACGATCCCCAGGACAATGGATGGCAGCACAAGATAGCCCATGCGCTCGAAGAAGGTGGCGTCTGGCCCACCATATCCGGAAGCGGGGAACCAACCGAGCTCTGTTGCCAGATAGCGCTGGAACATGAGCCCCGTCCAAAAACTGGGTATCGACGCCGCCAGCATCGCCAGTGAGATAGCGCTTTGATCGAGGAAAGAACCGCGCCGATAGGCTGCATAAATGCCAATCGGTGTCGCTATGATCAGTGCAATCAGCAAAGAAAACACGGACAAGAAAATCGTTGGTTCAGCGCGGCGCACAAGCACGTCGGTGACCGGTTGATTGAAGAAGATCGACGTCCCAAGGTCGCCTTGGACAGCGTTTAAAACGAACGTAGCATATTGAACGGGTATCGGACGATCGAGCCCTAGCCGCGCTCGAAGCTCTTGTGCATCCTCAACCGTGGCTACAGGTCCCAGCATCAGCGCGGCGGGGTCACCAGGCGCCAACCGCACAATGATGAAAGCGATTGTGAGGACCAAAAAGATAACCACGACCATGCCGAAAAGCCGTCGCAGAATGTAATTGGTCATGGTCGCCGCCTGGTAGGAGGAGAGTTCGGGGTATTCGGCCCGCACATGCATGCGCGGGCCCAAAGTCTAGCGCTTATTCGGCGCTTGCGTTCCAGAAGAATGGCCAGGGGGTCGGTGCAACGCCCTCAACGCCGGCGGCGATACCGGACAGAGCATTGAAGCCGCCAATCTTGATGAAGCCGACGTCCTCAAAAACCTGCTCCTGCAAATCTGCGAACAGCTCCTGGCGACGCGCCGTGTCCGTCTCGGTTGTAAAAGAGGCCAGGATCGCGTCCTTCTCCGGGTTTGACCAGCCAAGGCGCGAGCTGGCTGCATAGAGGCTTGTCAGGGCAGGCTCTGGCAGGAATGGTGAGTGGGTAATGTAGATGTCCCACAAGGCCGGGTCGTTGCGGCGCTGACCGAGAGTGGCCCAATCCACGACATCCATCTGGACGGTGAAACCTGCCGCTTCCAAGGCAAGCTTAGCAACCTCAGCCATCTTGAAGTGGAAGTCGAACTGGCGTGAGGTCAGAATGCGCAGCGGCGTTCCGTCATACCCTGCTGCTTCGAGCAGGGCGCCTGCGGCGGCCTGATCGTTTTGATTGTACAGCTCGGTCCCCGCATCGTTGCGCCACGACCAGCCCTCCGGATACATCGGCCCATCAACAACAAAAAAGTTATCGTCGCCGAACGCGGCGAACAGCATATCATCAATAGGCAGAGCAGCCTGCAAGGCCTGACGCAACGGCAGATCGGTCAGAAGGCCCGCCTTGTGATTGATGGCGAAGATCGGCCACCCAAACGGGCGGAGTAACAGCGGTTCAGCCGCATCGCTGTCAGAAATTCGAGCGAAGCTTTCGGCGGGAAGACTTTCCGCAAAGTGGAACTGGCCCGACAGAAGCCCTTCAACGCGGGTGTTGGGGTCGGGAACCGGCAGGAACCGGATTTCATCGGCCACTTGCATGCGAGCACCGGCAGCCCCGCTGGATGGCTCATCGCGAGAGACATAGCCATCAAACCTTACGAGTTGCAGGTACTGGTCCGGCACGTGCTCGGCGATCCGGTAGGGCCCCGTGCCGATTACCTCGTCAATGGTCTCGCCAATGATTTCTTCCGGGTAGACCACAGCTGCCGAATTGGAGAACGCCAACAAGGAGAGCAGAGGGGAATACGGCTCGTTCATGGTGATGGTGACTTCGTAGTCGCCTGTCGCATCGACGGACGCCACCGTGTCAGCGACGCCTCGTCCACGCGTTGCGACTTCAAGCCAGCGATTGAGAGAAGCAACCACGTCCGCAGAATCCATGGAAGAACCATCGTGGAACGTGATGCCCTGGCGTATTCCGATCGTGTAGGTCAGCCCGTCATCGCTTATGGTTGGCAGTCCTGTCGCCAGCAGTGGCGCCACATTCCAATTTTCATCGAACGTGTAGAGGGTCTCGACGAAGTGCTGTGTGACCACGCTGACAACATCTTTGGTCGAAATCATCGGATCGAATGTGTCGGCCTCACCAACAATGGCGACGTCGATCGAGGTTTGGGCATGGGCCGGTACGGCGAATGCCGTCGTGGCCAGCAGGGCAACGGCCAACGAGGACCGCCTGGAAAACGCGAATGCCATAGCAAAACTCCCTTATAATGGAATAACTTCCAAAATAAGGCTATTTAGGTCGTCTCAGGCTGTCAAGCGTTGCTTGCTGGGCCGAAAACCAAGCCTTACGCCTCAATGGGGCGCTTGTTTGCAGCATCATGCCTGCTTCAACAAAGGCGAATTTGTATCACTGGAAGCACGAGCGTGAGTGATCCCAGGCTGCCGCTGCTGCGGATCGGGGCAAGCTGCCAAGAGTGGACCGAGCAACTGATCGTGACCGCTACTGTTTTGCTGTCGGTCTGGATTGGTTGTTTCCCGCAGTTTCCAAGACCAATGGTTTTCAGCGCACCCAACGGATTTCGGGAAAGATGGCTCACTGCCGTTGTCTGCAAATGCGATTAGCCGTCTCATCCGCAGCAAAGCACGAGCCAGGGCAAAGCTAGGTCAGCAGTCTTCTGGCCGCGTTGCGCGCGTGATCGGCGACGGTCGCATCCTTTGTGACGAGCGCGGCGACGATCGCGCCGTCGATGAGAAGCGCCAGCTCATGCGTCAGACCTTCGGGATCTTCGGGACGCACATCGGCGGTCAGGCTGGTGATTTTATTCAACACAATCGTCTTGTGCTGGATCGTTAGCAGCCGGATACGGTCATCTTCCTTATCGTGTTCGCCGACAGCATTGATGAAGGGGCAACCATAGAAGCTGTCTTCCTGGAACCAACGCTTAAGCACAGCGAACACGTGCAGCAGCTTTTCGGCTGGCGCTCCATCGTAGGCGTCTATTTCGTTGGAGAACCAATCGCGCCAGCTCTGGCCCTCATGCGCAAGGACAGCCTCAATCAAACCCTCTTTGGAGCCGAAGGCTTTGTAGAGCGTGGTCTTGGCTGTACCCGCTGCCTCAACAATGCTGTCCACACCGGTCGCATTGATCCCGTATCGACAGAAAAGATCGCAGGCGGCCAAAAGCAGTCGTTCGCGCGCCGCGCCGCTATGGTGAGGAATATTCTTGGCCATCACTGTCGACACATCAGCCATTTTCGACCTCCTTTTTGGCGAACTGGCTCCCGGACCTACTATCCGGGGAAATAGCGCTACTCAATGCGCTGGCTATTTTATGGGTAGGTGAACCTGAGGTTCACCATGTGCAAAAAGGCGGCGGCTGCGCCACCCATAGGCACGATCTGGGTGCATCAGATTGATCTGCCCGAAGCTTTCGAAAAAACGCAATCGCATATCTAAATGTCTGAATGCATTGGAATAATCCGCCTTGAATAAAGGTTGGCATGCGTAATGCAATGAGGGAAACAGAAAGGTTTGTTTCCTATGGATCCGGAGTTATGCATGACTTCAGCGCATGTCCAAGTCTCAGGCGTCAATCACATCTACAAGCGTGGTCAGACCCCGGCGCTGAGTGACATTTCCTTCGACGTTCAACCAGGCGAAGTATTGGGGCTTGTGGGTCGCTCGGGCTGCGGCAAGTCCACCCTCCTGCACATTATGGCTGGTCTCATGTCGCCCACCCGCGGTGAGATTCGCGTTGATGGAAAACGGGTCACGGAGCCATCCCCCAAGTGGGTGATGATGTTTCAAAAGCCATCGCTCTTTCCCTGGATGACCGTAACCCAAAGCGTGGCTTTGGGCTTGAAGTTCACCAACCGCTCGCACGAGATCGCCAAGCGGGTCCCGGAACTTTTGGAACTGGTCGAGCTTTCCGACTATGCGGACCGAAACGTCCAAGACCTTTCAGGCGGACAACAACAGCGCGTCGCGCTTGCGCGTTCGCTGGCGCTCAGGCCTGAGGTCCTCTTCCTGGATGAGCCGTTCTCGGCCCTCGATGCATTTACCCGTGCGAGCCTTCAGCGCGATGTCAGGCGGATCGCCAAAGACCTCGACATCACCGTCGTTCTGGTCACCCACGATCTGGCTGAGGCAGTCATTATGGCCGAACGGGCGATCGTTTTGACCGCCAATCCTGGGCGTATCAGTTCAACCGTTCCCATTAACTTGGAGAATCGCGACGACCTCCGCTCAGGCGAGTATGCAGCTGCACGCGCCAGGTTGAACAAAGCTTATGAGCGCGCAGCCGGTCTGGAGTTAGACGGTGCCGGTAGGGGCGACGCAAACGAAGGCGAAGCCGCCCACAAGCTCAACACGTCACTTCCCAAAGCCTCTCCCTCCCTTTCCGCGAGCCCGACGGGCGAGCGAACGGTGGCCCTGTGAACACGAGTTTTTGAAAGGATACCCCATGACGGACCGCAAACAAGAAACATCGGACGCTCATTCTCTCGTCGACGAGTACGCCAAGACCGATTTCACCCGTCGTCAAACGCTCGACATGTTTGCAGCTGGCGGACTGATGACCGCGCTCGCACCGCTTATCGGCGCAATGAACTCTCCTGCCTTTGCGTCTGCAGACGATGAGGTTGTCCGAGCAGGCTACATTCCCATCACAGACGCAACAGCGCTCCTGGTTGCTCACGGCATGGGCTATTTCGCCGATGAGGGACTCGAGGCCGAGCGCCCGACGCTCATCCGCGGTTGGTCACCATTGGTTGAAGGCTTCGTCGCGGGTCGCTTCAACCTTGTACACCTGTTGAAGCCGATCCCCGTTTGGATGCGCTACAACAACAACATCCCCGTCAAGGTCATGGCCTGGGCACACACCAACGGGTCCGGCCTCGTTGTCGGTGGCCACACCGACATAACGGACTTCAGCCAGTTGGGTGGCAAGCAGGTCGCAGTGCCGTTCTGGTACTCTATGCACAATATCGTGCTGCAGTACGCGCTTCGCCAGTCTGGCGTTGTGCCGGTCATCAAGAGTCAGGATGAACCGCTCGCGGCCAACGAGTGCAATCTGCAAATTCTGCCGCCGCCGGAGATGCCTGCAGCGCTCGCCGGTCAGAAGATTGACGCTTACATCGTGGCTGAACCGTTCAACGCAATGGGCGAGCTGCGCGCTGGCGCGACCATGCTTCGCTTCACCGGTGACATCTGGAAGAACCATCCGTGCTGCGTGATCTGCATGCACGAGCAGGTCACCTCCGAAAAGCAGGAGTGGACCCAAAAGGTGGTCAACGCGGTGGTCCGCGCGCAGGTCTATGCGTCTCAGAACAAGTCTGAAGTGGCCCGGCTCATGTCGCGAGATGGCGAGGGCTATCTGCCCATGCCCGCAGCGGTCGTTGAGCGGGCGATGACGCTCTACGGCGAGGAAAACAGCTACACCGAGAGCGGCGCGATCAAGCACGCGAGTGACTGGGGCAATGGCCGTATCGACTTCCAGCCTTGGCCCTATCCTTCGGCGACCAAGCTCATCGTTGAAGAGATGAACAAGACCATTGTTGGTGGCGACACCACCTTCCTGGACGGTCTCGACCCGCAGTTCGTGTCCGATGATCTGGTGAACTACGACTACGTGCGCAACGCGCTGGAACTCTACCCCGATTGGAAAAACGACCCGTCGGTCAATCCTGACGATCCGTTCAACCGGGAGGAAGTCCTCGCGCTATGACAACGGACGTCTCCTTGAACGATCCTGCCTCCCTGAGCGGTGGCCAGCCCGCGGACATCGTCGACGATGGCGATGGCGATCACGGAGCCTCGCGCGAAGCAGGATCGTTTAAAGCGCTCTACAACTTGCTCTACGCAGCCATTGGCATGGGCCTGCTGTTCGGGCTCTGGTGGCTTGGGGGCTACGTCATCGCCAACGACCCAAGCATGTTTGCGTTCGCCGATTTTGCGCCGGGCCCGGCCATCAGCCGCTTCGTGGACATGATCTCAAGCGGCGAAGCCTGGGCCATGACGTGGCCAAGCCTGCAACGTGTCATGCAGGGCCTTATCATTGCGATCGCCATCGGGGTGCCTGTCGGTATCCTCGTCGGTCGTGTGGCCGTCATCCGAGAGATCACAAACATCCCGTTTCAGTTTTTGCGGATGATCTCGCCGCTATCGTGGATGCCGCTGGCCGTGATGGCCTTCACAACCTGGGACGGGGCGATCGTGTTTCTTATCGCCGTGGCGGCGGTCTGGCCGATCCTGTTCTCAACCGCGGCCGGTTTGCGACGGGTTGAGCCGGACTGGTTCAAGGTGGCACGCAATCTTGGTGCTCGGCCCTGGCATATGCTGTTCACGATCATTCTGCCGGCTATCTCGCAGGACATCCTGACCGGTGTTCGGCTGGCGCTGGGTGTGGCGTGGATCGTGCTCGTCCCCGCCGAATATCTCGGTGTCACGTCTGGGCTTGGCTACGCCATCAACGATGCGCGCGACACGCTCGAATACGACCGGCTGGCGGCCACCGTCATCGTCATTGGAATTATTGGATTTGCTTTGGATTTCGCCTGCCAGCAGACGATCGCAAGGCTCAGTTGGCATCGCTCGTGAGAGGCGATGCTCAACGCATCTGCCCCCTTAAACACATGGAGGAAACACATGTCTCAACCTGCAACCGCCCTCACTGGCTGCCTCGCCCCCATCTCTAAAGATGGCCTGGACGCGCTGATCGCCAAAGGCAAAGCCGATCCCAAGGCCGTTAAAACGCTGAAGTGCAAGACTGTTGCGGAGGGTCGTTTCCGGCACGCCAATTACATCCGCGATCTTGAGCCATACATCGTTGATGAGCCACCGGGCCTGTTAGGTGACGATACCGCCCCGAACCCATCGGAAGCGTCGCTTGCTGCACTGGGCTCCTGTGTCGCCGTTGGCTTACACGCCAACGCCGTCGCACGCGGCATCACCGTCAAGAAGCTCGAGATCGCGCTTGAGGGCGACCTCAATATCACGGCGGTCTGGGGGACCGGTGACGTCTCTGAGAAGCCCGTTGGTTTCACTGACGTGCGGATCATCGTGGACATGGAAGGCGACTGCCCCAAGGAAGAAATCGACGAGTTGGTGCAGCACGTCATCCAATGGTCGCCTGTTTTCAACACATTCTCTCGTCCGGTGAACATGGTCGCTGAGACTGTCTAATGCCCGACTGCGCCCTGTTCTCGCTTCAACTGAAAGCAGGGCGCAAACGTTCCCCCCAAGAGCCGGAGACCAGGCATGAACATTGTGACCCCAATCAAGACCAACGATCTTTCAGAGATTAAGGCAATCACGGATTCCGATTTGAAGGCGATTGCTCGAAAGATTGATGAGGAGCGTTTCTATCCTGAGGACATCATGCGCGCGCTTGGCGGTGCCGGGGCCTATGGCAGCCACTTGAGTGGCCGCAACGGAAAGGTCGATGTCAGTCATGCAATTCTCGCCATGGCTTCCGCCGCCGAGCACTGTCTGTCGACGGCGTTTTGCATGTGGTGCCAAGACACGCTCGGTTGGTACATTTCATCGTCCGACAATGAGTTCCTGAAAACTGAAATCCTGCCGAAGATCGCCCAGGGTAAATCGCTTGGGGGGACAGGCATGTCCAACCCGATGAAGGCACTTGCTGACATCGAAAAGATGCGCCTGAAGGGTACGCGCGTCGAAGGCGGATACATCGTCAAAGGATCGCTTCCGTGGGTCTCGAACCTCTTGGAAGACGGCTACTTCGGGACGATGTTCCACGCAGAGGTTGAAGGCGAAGCTCAACCCAAGCGGGTCATGGCCATCTTTCATGCCGAGTGGGAAGGTCTGAACTTACGTCTGGACCACGATTTCGTGGCGATGGGCGGCACTGCCACCCAAGCGATCCAAATGCGGGAGGTGTTCCTTCCCAACGACTATATCCTTGCAGATCCTGCCGATCAATTCATCAAGGATATGCGCCCCGGCTTCGTGCTCATGCAGTGCGGAATGGCCGCCGGGATCATCCGCAACTGCATTGATCTGATCAAAAAGGTTGAGGGGCCGCTTGGGCATGTGAACCAGTATCTAGAAAAGCAATCTTCAGACCTTGAGGCTGACTATAAGGCGCTTCTCGACGAAGTTCTGGAGCTGGCCAAGACGCCCTACGATACGTCCAACAGCTTCTTTAAGCGGGTCTTGAAGGCCAGGCTAAAGGGCGGCGAGTTGGCGGTCGAAGCTGCGCACTGGGCTCAGCTCCACTGCGGTGCTCGCGGCTATGTCTCCAATGGCACAGCGCAGCGTCGGCTGCGTGAAGCGTATTTCGTCGCAATCGTCACGCCGGCGACCAAGCATTTGCGCAAAATGATCGCTGAAATGGACGCTTGAAAACTTGGCGCTTCAGCGCGGCACACGCGCCTCGCGGGCGAAGCCAAAAAACAAAACGAACACAACATGCAGAGGACAATTGACATGGAAAGCGCGCTTGTTTCTTCAGTCGACCTCAAGTCGATGATTGATGCCGGATCAGCAGTTGTTATCGATACGCGGGACCCGGCTAGCTTCAAGGCTGGGCACATTCCAGGTGCGGTCAATATGCACGACATCTTCACCTTCCTAGCGACGTCCGATCCGGCTGGTATGGCTGAAGTAAAAGACAAGTTTGCCGGTGAGTTCGCCGCAGCGGGCCTCGATGGTACCAAGACAGCGGTTATCTACGAGGCGTCAATGGACACCGGCTTCGGCCAGTCGTGCCGGGGCTATTACCTCCTTTCCTTTCTCGGCTATCCGAAAATCAAAGTCCTCCACGGCGGCTATGCAGCCTGGGCGACAGCCGGTCTGCCCATCTCAACGGAGGTCGAGACTCCAACGCCAGGCGGCTTTGAGGTCGATCCGACCGCGTCATCTATCATGATGGACAAGGAAGACATGATGGCAGCCATCTCTGATGGCTCTTCCGTCATCCTCGACGTTCGGGACGCCGATGAATGGATAGCGGAATCCTCGTCCCCCTATGGCAAGGACTTCTGCCCGCGGAAAGGACGCATACCAGGCGCCGTCTGGATTGAATGGTATCGCATGATGAAGCCGACCGCCGAGGGCTCAGTCCTGAAGTCGAAAAGTGAAATCCTTGCAGAGTGCGCAACGGTGGGCATCAAGCCGGACACACCCGTCAAGCTCTATTGCTTTAAAGGCGCGCGCGCCTCCAACACCTTCGTGGCACTCAAAGAAGCGGGCGTGAAAGACGTCTCCATTTATTTTGGTTCTTGGAACGAATGGTCGCGCGATCCAGCCCTACCGATTGAAGAGGGCCTGCCCTACTAGCCCTAGTTGAAGCTCTGGCGTCGTTGTTCACAAACCAGACCTCAGTCCAACGCCCTGCGTGGATTTGAGCGCCCGCAAGACCCTTCGGGGGCGCTCATCTTCTCACGACCCAAGTTTTCACAGTTTAATAAAGGAGACGAACGATGTCAGAGCTTACTGGTTTGATGTCCAAGGTGGAGATGACCGAAGTCATTATGGCCGCGAAGTTCATGCAGGGAAAAACCTGGAAGGAAATCTCTGCAGCGGCAGGCATGTCGGAGGTTTTCGTGGTTTCTGCCTGTCTTGGTCAGAACGCACTGCCAGCAGACGTGGCTTCAAAGGTCGCGGGCGCTCTTGATCTAGGCAACCGCGCAAAAGACGTCGAAATCGCTTTGCAAAGGCCACCCAAGAAAGGTCAAGAGGCGGAGGCGGTGTCCAAAGATCCTCTGATCTACCGCTTTCACGAGATCATTTACGTCTACGGCGACACCATCAAGGAACTGATCCATGAGGAGTTTGGCGACGGCATCATGAGCGCGATCGACTTTGATTTATTTATTGAACGCATCGAGAACCCCAAAGGCGATCGGGTCAAGGTGTCCATGACCGGCAAGTTCCTCGCCTATAATCAGTGGTGAGCGCCGATACATCGTCATTCGGCATTGGTGGCTTTCCGACGCGTGGCCGCTGGCTGCATACCCGCTTCTCTAATCGGGTGTATCAGTCAAGCTCCGATCTTATTTGCTCTGGGTTTCGCATTCACCTGGGTCACGCTTCTCTTCGCAGTCTGTTGGCGCGTGTCATATCGTGCGCTGCTGCATGCATGTGTCTGACCGGCTGTGGAGAGCCCTGCTTTGCCTCGCGCTCGAAAGTCGCACGGACATGAATCGACTTCATCCACGAACCTCGTCCAGGTGAGGACGATCCCGTTGGAACGAGTGGTTCGGTTCTATCTCATGCGTTGACCTCCCCAGCGCTCCAACGGAATTGAGTGCCATCAATCCAGATGCGATGCAGGATGACGGCAAGCTTGCGGGCAACGGCGACAGTGGCGCGTTTGCGGCCCTTGGTCTTCATGAGACGAAGACCCCATGCCTTGAGGCTGGAGAAGTTGCCGGCGCGGGTCAGCATCGAGTTGGCTGCCGAATAGAGATAGCCGCGAACAGCCGGATCACCGGCTTTTGAGATGCGCCCCAGATTATCTATTTCACCTGATTGAAAGCGTCTTGGTGTAAGACCGAAGTGCGCGGCCACGTTGCGCGAGGATGTGAACCGAGCTGGATCATCGACGGCCGCCTTGAAGCTCAGCGCGGTGACCTCGCCGACGCCTGGCACGCTCATCAGCCGACCACAGACCTCGTCGTCCCTGGCTGCCTTCGTAACGCGTCGGTCCAGCTCCTTGAACGTTGCCAGAAGCGCTTCGTGAGCATCAAGCATCGGCAACAGGGCATGGGCCAGTCGATCATCAGCGGAGATGATTGGCCGGATGTCACGATCAAAGGTGTAGCGCCTGACCGTTCGAGGCAACCGAATACCGAAGGCCTTGAGCAAGCCGCGGATCTCATTCTCCAGGTCGATGCATTTGCGCAGCACGGTCTTGCGACTGGTCAACAGCGCGCGGTCGTAGTGGCTGGCCCTGCTCTTGATGTGAATCTGATTGTACCAGCCTGACCGAACCACCTGCGCAATACCCCGCGCATCATTCTTGTCGGTCTTTTTGCGCATCGCCGATAACGCGGCGGCAACCTGCCGAGCTTCCATGCAGACGACGTCAAAGCCCCCCGCGCACAGACCATGAAAGAGTGTCTGGCTCATCGTGCCGGCTTCAAAGCCGATCAACGCGACCGGCTCACCGAAGGCTTCAAGACAATCCGCGATGTCAGCAACTTCACACGGCAAAGACCGTTCTAGAACGATCTCGCCCTTGGCATCCACAATGCAAAGCGCCAGCGTACGTAGCCCAACATCCAGTCCGACATAGTAGGTCATCAGTATCTCCCTCAAATCGCAGCTTCAAATCTGCGAACTGTACGGGAGCTCGACAGTTTAGCACCAAGCCCGATTACTCATGCTTTGCCGCCATTAGAGGGCGTCGGCGTGGCACCATGAGAAAGCTGCTCCGCACGCTGCTTTGCTAGGCGCGCAAGCAAGCGACCCTTGTTTCGCCCGGAGCGCCAGAAGCTATGCTATCTCAACCAGGGCCAGCATGACTGAGCGCACATGATTGGTATCCATTGCGGCCGGATGGGGCGACGCAAATCGCCCACTGTCATTGTCGAAGTACTTTCCAGATGCACCAGCGAAAGCCGGTTCGAGCGCGGCAGAGATCAGGATATCGGCACCGATGCTGAGGTCGTTGCCTGCAACGCCAAAGCCCTCGTGCACCATCTTTGAGGCCAACAACGACCCTGGGTTCACGGCGATTATCGCGGGGCCGTTTGGATGCTGTTTTGCAAGTTTCGCCGTCCAAATGGTGATCGCCAGTTTGCTTTGCGCATAGGCATCCATATCGGCCATCGGGCGATAGCTGCGCATGGCATCGACGCCGACCGGCGCTTGGGCCGCCGATGAGAGGTTCACAACGCGTCCATCCGTCGGAATGATCGGCAACAAGAGCTGCGTCAGCAGGTAGGGCGCGATGGTGTTGACGTCGAAGCGAATGTCGCGGCCGGCTTCGGTCTGGGTCTCCGACGCCTTCAAGACGCCAGCATTGTTGATCAGCACGTCCAGCGACGGAACATCGTCCAAGACGGCGTCGGCGAACGCCTTCACGTCACC
The Pseudomonadota bacterium genome window above contains:
- a CDS encoding SDR family NAD(P)-dependent oxidoreductase, which produces MSKTILITGATDGIGLLTARKLSDAGHTVLVHGRSMDKLAAAADMIGGAPKTYRADLSKMGDVKAFADAVLDDVPSLDVLINNAGVLKASETQTEAGRDIRFDVNTIAPYLLTQLLLPIIPTDGRVVNLSSAAQAPVGVDAMRSYRPMADMDAYAQSKLAITIWTAKLAKQHPNGPAIIAVNPGSLLASKMVHEGFGVAGNDLSIGADILISAALEPAFAGASGKYFDNDSGRFASPHPAAMDTNHVRSVMLALVEIA
- the cynS gene encoding cyanase translates to MSELTGLMSKVEMTEVIMAAKFMQGKTWKEISAAAGMSEVFVVSACLGQNALPADVASKVAGALDLGNRAKDVEIALQRPPKKGQEAEAVSKDPLIYRFHEIIYVYGDTIKELIHEEFGDGIMSAIDFDLFIERIENPKGDRVKVSMTGKFLAYNQW
- a CDS encoding IS110 family transposase, producing MTYYVGLDVGLRTLALCIVDAKGEIVLERSLPCEVADIADCLEAFGEPVALIGFEAGTMSQTLFHGLCAGGFDVVCMEARQVAAALSAMRKKTDKNDARGIAQVVRSGWYNQIHIKSRASHYDRALLTSRKTVLRKCIDLENEIRGLLKAFGIRLPRTVRRYTFDRDIRPIISADDRLAHALLPMLDAHEALLATFKELDRRVTKAARDDEVCGRLMSVPGVGEVTALSFKAAVDDPARFTSSRNVAAHFGLTPRRFQSGEIDNLGRISKAGDPAVRGYLYSAANSMLTRAGNFSSLKAWGLRLMKTKGRKRATVAVARKLAVILHRIWIDGTQFRWSAGEVNA